In Cicer arietinum cultivar CDC Frontier isolate Library 1 chromosome 7, Cicar.CDCFrontier_v2.0, whole genome shotgun sequence, a single window of DNA contains:
- the LOC101499533 gene encoding FRIGIDA-like protein 3, producing the protein MEDSDSVAKMIDSTSSKIQQLQKAFAELESYRAVTLNLKWKELEEHFHGLEKSLKRRFHELEDQEKVFESKTRKAREVLEKQEAAVFAKEQATLQRLQEKRDASVFTIVNAQEKHRKVSTKDLGILFNGGQGPPSVEEKPLDAASTGAKGNLENVKLSPENGNADLMSYPELVRLCKEMDAAGLHKFISDNRKNLATVRDEIPHALRAAPNAACLVLDSLEGFYCMEVSSQDIKKDANLLGLRRTSIMLLECVNDFLTNWGSITNVISKDIKDRAKAVAEDWKPRLDALDMDASNGNSLEAHAFLQLLASFGIASDFNEEEVSRLIPMVSRRRQTADLCRCLGLSEKMPGVIKVLVNSGRQIDAVNLAFAFDLTEQFSPIPLLKSYLNDAKKISSPVKSVNSSPTAQVEVNERELFALKAVTKCIEEHKLDEQYPMDPLQKRVIQLEKAKADKKRETEATKPQPKRPRANGVGYGPRVTNIPSDKTSYARVADRYLPQYVYDRPYLYPGPTENHCAPFLGSATYNVSPNPGNYFGNGYQYQATYLH; encoded by the exons ATGGAAGACTCGGATTCAGTTGCTAAAATGATAGACTCTACATCATCAAAGATACAACAGCTGCAAAAGGCTTTTGCTGAACTTGAAAGTTACCGAGCTGTTACTCTTAACTTGAAATGGAAAGAACTAGAGGAACATTTTCACGGGCTGGAGAAGTCCTTGAAGAGGCGCTTTCATGAACTGGAAGACCAAGAAAAAGTGTTTGAAAGCAAAACAAGGAAAGCTCGTGAAGTGTTGGAGAAACAGGAAGCAGCTGTTTTTGCCAAGGAGCAAGCCACATTGCAGAGGCTTCAAGAGAAAAGAGATGCTTCTGTATTCACCATTGTAAATGCCCAAGAAAAGCACAGAAAGGTTTCAACAAAGGATTTGGGTATTCTCTTTAATGGGGGTCAAGGGCCACCAAGTGTTGAGGAGAAACCTTTGGATGCTGCGTCTACTGGGGCTAAAGGCAACTTAGAAAATGTTAAACTTTCTCCTGAAAATGGAAATGCAGACTTGATGTCGTATCCAGAGTTGGTAAGACTATGCAAAGAGATGGATGCTGCTGGACTTCATAAATTTATATCTGACAACCGCAAGAACCTTGCCACTGTAAGGGACGAAATACCACATGCATTAAGAGCTGCCCCTAATGCTGCCTGTTTAGTTTTAGATTCTTTGGAAGGATTTTATTGTATGGAAGTGTCAAGTCAGGATATAAAGAAGGATGCTAACTTGCTGGGTCTTCGCAGAACCAGTATTATGTTGCTGGAATGTGTAAATGATTTCCTGACCAATTGGGGTTCTATTACAAATGTGATTTCCAAAGATATCAAGGACAGGGCAAAGGCAGTTGCTGAAGACTGGAAACCGAGATTGGATGCTCTTGACATGGATGCTAGCAATGGGAATTCCTTGGAGGCTCATGCGTTTTTGCAACTTCTAGCCAGTTTTGGTATTGCCTCTGATTTTAACGAGGAGGAGGTATCCAGGCTAATTCCAATGGTATCTCGGCGTCGCCAAACTGCTGATTTATGCCGGTGTCTTGGGTTGTCGGAGAAGATGCCTG GTGTGATTAAAGTTTTGGTAAACAGTGGGCGGCAAATTGATGCTGTTAACTTGGCTTTTGCATTTGATCTTACAGAACAATTTTCACCTATTCCTTTGCTGAAGTCTTACCTGAATGATGCTAAGAAAATTTCTTCTCCAGTCAAAAGTGTTAACTCATCCCCCACTGCACAG GTTGAGGTTAATGAAAGAGAGCTGTTTGCTCTTAAGGCAGTAACCAAGTGCATTGAAGAACATAAACTTGATGAGCAGTATCCTATGGATCCTCTCCAGAAACGAGTCATCCAACTAGAGAAGGCCAAGGCCGACAAAAAGAGGGAAACCGAAGCGACAAAGCCTCAACCCAAGAGACCCCGTGCTAATGGTGTGGGATATGGTCCTCGTGTCACTAACATTCCTTCTGACAAAACTTCCTATGCTAGAGTTGCTGACAGGTACCTGCCGCAGTATGTGTATGACCGACCTTACTTGTACCCAGGACCAACTGAAAATCACTGTGCCCCATTCCTGGGTTCTGCAACCTACAATGTCTCTCCCAATCCTGGAAATTACTTCGGAAATGGCTACCAGTATCAAGCTACATATCTCCACTAA